One Thermoanaerobacter pseudethanolicus ATCC 33223 DNA window includes the following coding sequences:
- a CDS encoding aspartate/glutamate racemase family protein, whose amino-acid sequence MSGSDKTIGVIAGTPVDTQMGVDFIRKKGLEAVGIPAASSPDEQNMLQFLKPDALTQKVISIIGDFQKQNIRKVMIYCNSLSAAIDLELVKQKYPDTNIVTPLQVYHSLASRYKRLVILAANGQSLKTIEKIFYENNPTIQIIGVTTLPVIRAIENLEIPEIIIDKFNLADLVPKNFNAEGLVLGCTHLPYLKEKLEQKLNVPIIDPAEKMLAELFL is encoded by the coding sequence TTGTCAGGATCTGATAAAACTATCGGTGTCATCGCTGGTACACCAGTAGATACTCAGATGGGAGTCGATTTTATAAGAAAAAAGGGGCTTGAAGCGGTGGGAATCCCTGCCGCTTCAAGCCCCGATGAACAAAACATGCTCCAGTTCTTAAAACCTGATGCTCTCACCCAGAAGGTAATCTCTATCATAGGCGATTTCCAGAAGCAAAACATAAGAAAGGTAATGATTTACTGCAATTCTCTTTCAGCTGCAATAGACCTTGAACTTGTAAAACAAAAGTACCCTGATACCAATATTGTAACACCACTTCAAGTATACCATAGCCTGGCGTCAAGATATAAGCGGTTGGTAATCTTGGCTGCCAATGGCCAGTCCTTGAAGACTATAGAAAAAATCTTTTACGAAAATAATCCTACGATTCAAATCATCGGGGTCACTACGCTTCCAGTAATAAGGGCAATTGAAAATCTCGAAATTCCAGAAATCATCATTGATAAATTTAATCTTGCCGATTTAGTCCCTAAAAACTTCAATGCAGAGGGGCTGGTGCTAGGCTGCACCCACCTACCTTATTTGAAAGAAAAACTTGAACAAAAATTAAACGTACCTATCATTGACCCAGCAGAAAAAATGCTGGCTGAACTCTTTTTGTGA
- a CDS encoding methionine ABC transporter permease — MSETINLLLVATWQTIYMVAVSTFIATIFGVPLGILLMVTDRNQILQNELLNKILGTIVNIFRSVPFVILLIVLIPFTRLLVGKAIGTTAAIVPLSVAAIPFMGRLTETALREVDRGIIEAAQSMGASPLQIITKVLVPEALPSIAAGITITTINLVGYSAMAGVIGGGGLGDLAVRYGYQRFMLDIMLYTVAILVAMVQLIQLIGDVLVKQLSKNR; from the coding sequence ATGTCTGAAACTATAAACTTGTTGCTGGTTGCCACATGGCAAACTATTTACATGGTGGCGGTGTCAACGTTCATAGCAACGATTTTCGGGGTACCCCTCGGAATCCTGCTGATGGTAACCGACAGGAATCAGATACTGCAAAACGAACTTTTAAACAAAATACTAGGCACTATTGTAAATATTTTTCGCTCTGTGCCTTTTGTAATACTTTTAATCGTGCTTATACCTTTTACACGATTGCTTGTAGGGAAAGCTATAGGGACCACCGCAGCGATTGTTCCCCTTTCGGTAGCGGCTATTCCCTTTATGGGAAGGCTTACCGAAACAGCATTAAGAGAGGTAGACCGCGGTATCATTGAAGCAGCCCAGTCTATGGGAGCTTCACCCCTTCAAATCATAACCAAGGTGCTAGTCCCCGAGGCTTTACCTTCAATAGCCGCAGGGATTACCATAACTACTATAAATTTAGTGGGATATTCTGCCATGGCAGGTGTTATAGGAGGTGGTGGGCTAGGAGATTTAGCAGTAAGATATGGATATCAGCGATTTATGCTCGACATTATGCTTTATACCGTAGCAATTTTGGTAGCTATGGTACAGCTAATTCAACTCATAGGAGATGTACTAGTAAAACAGCTGTCAAAAAATCGGTAA
- a CDS encoding dihydroorotate dehydrogenase electron transfer subunit: protein METRILSNEKIATGIYKMVFEWYEKAHPGQFVMVDCKGKTFLKRPISVCSVDDKSMTIVYQVKGEGTKNLSEMKKGDTIEVTGPHGHGFELYEDKNVLIVGGGIGIPPLLYLAKKIKAKNLYIALGFKREIFLVEEFKNLGEVIVTTEDGSFGKKGMVTQGIEDIIDKIDIIYGCGPKPMLKALKEISLKNNIPCQISVEERMACGIGACLVCACKVKKDGGFEYKRVCKDGPVFWAEEVEF from the coding sequence ATGGAAACCAGGATATTGTCTAATGAAAAGATAGCCACAGGTATTTATAAAATGGTATTTGAGTGGTATGAGAAAGCACACCCAGGACAATTTGTGATGGTAGACTGCAAAGGCAAGACTTTTTTAAAGAGGCCTATTAGCGTATGCTCTGTTGATGACAAATCAATGACAATTGTATATCAGGTTAAAGGGGAAGGTACTAAAAATTTATCCGAAATGAAAAAAGGAGACACAATTGAAGTAACAGGTCCTCACGGACATGGTTTTGAACTATATGAGGACAAAAATGTGTTAATAGTAGGAGGGGGAATAGGCATTCCTCCCCTTCTATACCTTGCTAAAAAAATCAAAGCAAAAAATTTGTATATTGCGTTGGGATTTAAAAGAGAAATTTTTCTTGTGGAGGAGTTTAAAAATTTAGGAGAAGTTATTGTCACGACAGAGGACGGAAGTTTTGGGAAAAAAGGAATGGTGACACAAGGAATTGAGGATATAATTGATAAGATTGACATAATATATGGCTGTGGACCAAAGCCTATGCTAAAAGCTCTTAAAGAGATTTCTTTGAAAAATAACATTCCTTGTCAAATATCTGTAGAAGAAAGGATGGCTTGTGGCATAGGAGCTTGTCTTGTATGCGCTTGTAAAGTGAAAAAAGATGGTGGTTTTGAGTACAAAAGAGTGTGCAAAGATGGTCCCGTCTTTTGGGCAGAGGAGGTGGAATTTTGA
- a CDS encoding aspartate carbamoyltransferase catalytic subunit, which produces MKRKDLLGIKDLSKEEILEVLDTAKEMKKILNGEKYSQILKGKTVVTIFFEPSTRTRLSFEMAAKYLGAHYGNIEVATSSVAKGESLIDTIRTVEMMKADVIITRHNMSGAPHLMAKYTNASIINAGDGINEHPTQALLDMMTIREKKESFEGLKVAIIGDIMHSRVARSNIWGLKKMGAEVRVAGPSTLMPPAIEKLGVKAYYNVEEAIEGADVVMGLRIQLERQKSGLFPSIDEYREYFGINKERMKLAKPDAILMHPGPINRNVELTSEAANDKYSVIEEQVTNGVAVRMALLKILCERRN; this is translated from the coding sequence GTGAAGAGAAAAGACCTGTTAGGCATTAAGGATTTATCGAAAGAAGAAATACTAGAAGTTTTAGACACTGCAAAGGAGATGAAAAAAATTCTAAATGGAGAAAAATATTCACAGATACTAAAGGGAAAGACAGTTGTGACGATTTTTTTCGAACCTAGCACGAGGACAAGACTATCTTTTGAGATGGCAGCAAAGTATTTAGGAGCCCATTACGGCAATATAGAAGTGGCAACCAGCAGTGTGGCTAAAGGGGAGTCTTTAATAGATACCATAAGGACTGTTGAGATGATGAAGGCGGATGTGATAATAACAAGACACAACATGAGTGGAGCGCCGCATCTTATGGCAAAATACACAAATGCCTCTATCATAAACGCAGGAGATGGTATAAATGAACATCCCACCCAAGCCTTGTTGGACATGATGACAATCAGAGAAAAGAAAGAAAGCTTTGAAGGATTAAAAGTGGCAATAATAGGAGATATTATGCACAGCAGAGTTGCACGGTCAAATATATGGGGACTTAAAAAGATGGGGGCGGAAGTGAGAGTTGCAGGCCCTTCCACCTTGATGCCACCTGCAATAGAAAAATTAGGAGTCAAGGCTTACTACAATGTAGAGGAAGCAATAGAAGGAGCAGATGTGGTGATGGGGCTTAGAATACAGCTGGAAAGACAAAAAAGCGGTCTTTTTCCCTCAATTGATGAATATAGAGAGTATTTTGGGATAAATAAGGAAAGAATGAAACTTGCAAAACCTGATGCGATATTGATGCATCCAGGGCCTATAAACAGAAATGTTGAACTTACGTCAGAAGCAGCAAATGACAAGTATTCTGTTATAGAAGAACAGGTGACAAACGGTGTCGCTGTCAGGATGGCACTTTTAAAAATACTTTGTGAAAGGAGAAATTAA
- the pyrF gene encoding orotidine-5'-phosphate decarboxylase, which yields MFIDRLIENIKSKKSPVVVGLDPRIEMTPQFIKDIAFKKRGENIEGVCEALYLFNKGIIDAVYDIVPAVKIQVAFYEAYGIEGFKAFFKTAEYAKSLGLMVIADVKRGDIQEVAKMYSKAYLQNQLFDAITVNPYMGEDTIMPYVEDAIKYDKGIFALVKTSNKGSKDIQDIKTTKGEYVYQSVARMINRISNSAIGKYGYSSIGAVVGATYPEEAKVLRKEMPNCFFLVPGYGAQGGTVEDIMDCFDENGFGAIINSSRSVIYAYQTPYWKDVYSEYEYAQAARAEVILMTGMINNGLVKRKYIAC from the coding sequence ATGTTTATTGATAGGTTAATTGAAAATATAAAATCTAAAAAAAGTCCTGTTGTGGTGGGGCTTGACCCTAGAATTGAAATGACGCCCCAGTTTATAAAAGATATCGCATTTAAAAAAAGAGGAGAAAACATTGAAGGTGTGTGTGAAGCTTTGTATCTCTTTAATAAAGGTATAATAGATGCAGTCTACGATATTGTACCTGCGGTCAAAATCCAAGTGGCTTTTTATGAAGCTTATGGGATAGAAGGATTTAAAGCTTTCTTTAAAACTGCTGAATACGCCAAAAGTTTAGGGCTTATGGTAATAGCGGATGTTAAAAGAGGAGATATACAAGAGGTTGCAAAAATGTATTCAAAAGCTTATTTGCAAAACCAGTTGTTTGATGCTATTACTGTAAATCCCTATATGGGTGAAGACACTATAATGCCTTATGTAGAAGATGCGATTAAATACGATAAGGGTATATTTGCACTTGTCAAGACTTCTAACAAAGGTTCTAAAGATATACAGGATATAAAAACTACCAAGGGTGAGTATGTATATCAAAGTGTTGCAAGAATGATAAATAGAATTTCAAATTCAGCAATTGGGAAATATGGCTATAGTTCTATAGGTGCAGTAGTAGGGGCAACTTATCCAGAAGAGGCAAAAGTGCTAAGAAAGGAAATGCCAAATTGCTTCTTTCTAGTGCCAGGCTATGGGGCACAAGGGGGGACTGTTGAAGATATAATGGATTGTTTTGATGAGAATGGATTTGGCGCAATAATAAATTCTTCACGGAGCGTTATCTATGCATATCAAACTCCTTACTGGAAAGATGTATATTCTGAATATGAGTATGCACAAGCGGCGAGAGCAGAAGTAATTCTTATGACAGGTATGATTAACAATGGGCTTGTTAAAAGAAAATACATCGCTTGTTGA
- a CDS encoding dihydroorotate dehydrogenase, with protein MNLQVEVGGLKLKNPVMTASGTFGFGREYGEYIDLNQLGAIVVKGLTVNPKEGNPPPRVYETPCGMLNSVGLQNPGINAFIEKELPFLRDYDVAVIVNIAGETIEEFAYMAKKLDIDGVDGIEINVSCPNVKKGGMAFGINPEDIFNITKEVKKVTQKTVIVKLTPNVGDIGVCAKAAEDGGADAVSLINTIAGMAINIDTRTPVFKNVIAGLSGPAIKPIALRMVYEAARAVKIPVIGMGGISSFKDALEFMIAGAKAVAIGTCNFVNPNCTIEVIEGIKQYMVLNNIEDINEIIGSLKVD; from the coding sequence TTGAATTTACAAGTTGAAGTTGGGGGACTTAAGTTAAAAAATCCGGTGATGACAGCTTCAGGTACTTTTGGATTTGGAAGAGAGTACGGAGAATATATTGATTTAAATCAATTAGGGGCAATAGTTGTAAAAGGATTAACTGTAAACCCTAAAGAAGGTAATCCACCTCCACGAGTTTATGAAACTCCTTGTGGAATGCTAAACAGTGTAGGGCTTCAAAATCCGGGTATAAATGCTTTCATTGAGAAAGAGCTGCCTTTTTTAAGAGATTATGATGTTGCTGTAATAGTGAATATTGCAGGAGAAACCATTGAGGAATTTGCTTACATGGCAAAGAAGCTTGATATAGATGGTGTTGATGGAATTGAAATAAATGTCTCCTGTCCAAATGTAAAAAAAGGTGGTATGGCTTTTGGAATAAATCCTGAGGATATATTTAATATAACAAAAGAAGTAAAAAAAGTTACACAAAAAACTGTCATTGTAAAATTAACTCCAAATGTAGGAGATATTGGAGTTTGTGCTAAAGCAGCAGAAGATGGAGGAGCAGATGCTGTATCTTTAATTAATACAATTGCAGGAATGGCTATAAATATTGATACAAGAACCCCTGTTTTTAAGAACGTGATTGCGGGTTTGTCTGGACCTGCTATAAAGCCTATTGCCCTTAGGATGGTGTATGAGGCAGCGAGAGCCGTGAAAATTCCTGTTATAGGTATGGGCGGTATAAGTTCATTTAAAGATGCATTAGAGTTTATGATTGCGGGGGCGAAGGCAGTGGCAATTGGCACTTGTAATTTTGTAAATCCCAATTGCACAATTGAGGTTATTGAGGGCATAAAACAATATATGGTTTTAAACAATATAGAAGACATAAATGAGATTATAGGTTCTTTAAAGGTTGATTAA
- a CDS encoding dihydroorotase, producing MRMIIKNGTVIDGFGSEATADILIDYGIIKAIDKNIQVSDGIVIDATGKYVLPGFVDMHTHLRQPGFEEKETIKTGTEAAATGGYTTVACMPNTNPPIDNEIVVEYVKSIAQREGVVKVLPIGAMTKGMKGEEITEMAKLKKAGVVALSDDGFPIMSAGLMKRIMTYGKMYDLLMITHCEDKALSGEGVMNSGVISTMIGLKGIPREAEEVMLARNIILAKSTGVRLHIAHISTKGSVELIREAKEKGVKITAEVTPHNLTLTDEAVYNYDTNTKAYPPLRTREDIEALIEGLKDGTIDAIATDHAPHTKDDKKVPYDMAAFGISGLETAFSVINTFLVQTGKITIKELVNYMSINPAKILGISSGIKVGSIADIVIVDPYEEYVVDKDKFKSKGKNTPFHGMRLKGVVDCTIVEGEIKYKKDRKTEKVEV from the coding sequence ATGAGGATGATTATAAAAAACGGTACGGTAATAGATGGATTTGGAAGTGAAGCCACAGCGGATATATTGATAGACTATGGTATCATAAAAGCGATTGATAAAAATATACAAGTCTCAGACGGGATAGTGATTGATGCGACAGGAAAATATGTACTTCCGGGCTTTGTTGATATGCACACCCATTTAAGGCAGCCGGGATTTGAAGAGAAAGAGACTATTAAAACAGGGACAGAGGCGGCAGCAACAGGAGGGTATACAACTGTTGCCTGCATGCCAAATACAAATCCTCCTATAGACAATGAAATAGTAGTAGAATATGTAAAAAGCATTGCACAAAGAGAAGGAGTTGTAAAAGTACTGCCTATAGGAGCCATGACAAAGGGAATGAAAGGCGAAGAGATAACCGAAATGGCAAAACTTAAAAAAGCAGGGGTTGTTGCCTTATCTGATGATGGTTTTCCAATAATGAGCGCAGGGCTTATGAAGAGGATAATGACATACGGAAAAATGTATGACCTTCTTATGATAACTCACTGTGAAGACAAAGCCTTAAGTGGAGAAGGTGTAATGAATAGCGGAGTAATTTCAACAATGATAGGATTAAAAGGCATACCAAGAGAAGCAGAAGAAGTCATGCTTGCAAGAAATATTATACTTGCAAAGTCAACTGGTGTAAGGCTTCACATCGCACATATCTCAACAAAGGGAAGTGTCGAACTTATAAGAGAAGCGAAAGAAAAGGGAGTGAAAATAACTGCTGAAGTGACTCCTCACAATCTTACCTTGACAGATGAAGCAGTTTACAATTACGATACAAACACAAAAGCTTATCCACCCTTAAGGACAAGAGAGGATATAGAAGCATTAATAGAAGGATTGAAAGATGGCACAATAGATGCAATCGCGACAGACCATGCCCCTCACACTAAGGATGACAAAAAAGTACCTTACGACATGGCTGCTTTTGGAATATCGGGCTTAGAGACAGCCTTCTCTGTGATAAATACTTTCCTTGTACAGACAGGTAAAATAACCATAAAAGAGTTAGTCAATTACATGAGTATAAATCCTGCGAAAATATTAGGTATATCCAGTGGGATAAAGGTAGGGTCGATAGCGGATATTGTAATTGTAGACCCTTATGAAGAGTATGTAGTTGACAAAGATAAATTTAAATCAAAAGGGAAAAACACGCCTTTCCATGGTATGAGGCTAAAAGGAGTTGTGGATTGTACGATAGTGGAAGGAGAAATAAAATACAAAAAGGATAGAAAAACAGAAAAAGTTGAGGTATAA
- a CDS encoding class I SAM-dependent rRNA methyltransferase, with protein MADVILRNTNIKRILNGHPWIYKTEIDRIEGDYTPGGIVNVLNHKKEFIGKGYINLKSMITVRLLTRDIHEEIDEEFFRKRIKRAWEYRKKVMDNLNSCRVVFAEADFLPALIVDKFGDYLVLQTLSLGIDRYKETIVKLLVEILNPKGIYERNDVNVRELEGLPQQKGYLYGKFDTMQQFEENGIKFWVDIENGQKTGYFLDQKENRRAIQNYVKDAEVLDCFSHTGSFTVHALHYGAKRVETVDISEEAIEMAKKNVELNGYQERCNFVCDNAFDLLRKYDKENRKFDTVILDPPAFTKSKETVKDALRGYKEINLRALKILREGGFLITCSCSQHIKPDMFLDVIKEAANDAKRNVRLVEQRTQSKDHPILLASEETQYLKCLILQVL; from the coding sequence ATGGCAGATGTTATATTAAGAAACACAAATATTAAAAGGATTTTAAATGGTCACCCTTGGATATACAAAACTGAAATAGATAGAATTGAAGGAGATTACACTCCAGGTGGAATTGTAAATGTTTTAAATCACAAAAAAGAATTCATAGGAAAAGGCTATATAAATTTAAAATCCATGATAACAGTAAGACTATTGACTCGGGATATTCATGAAGAAATAGATGAAGAATTTTTTAGAAAAAGAATTAAAAGAGCCTGGGAATACAGAAAAAAGGTTATGGACAATTTAAACTCCTGTAGAGTCGTATTTGCAGAAGCAGATTTTTTACCTGCTTTAATCGTGGACAAATTTGGTGACTATCTCGTTCTTCAAACACTTTCATTAGGTATAGATCGATATAAAGAAACAATAGTAAAGCTTCTTGTTGAAATATTAAATCCCAAAGGAATTTATGAAAGAAATGATGTAAATGTAAGAGAATTAGAGGGCCTTCCACAGCAAAAAGGTTATTTGTACGGCAAGTTTGACACAATGCAACAATTTGAAGAAAATGGAATAAAATTTTGGGTAGACATTGAAAATGGCCAAAAGACTGGATATTTTTTAGATCAAAAAGAAAACAGAAGAGCAATTCAAAATTACGTCAAAGATGCAGAAGTTCTTGATTGTTTCAGCCACACTGGTTCATTTACAGTACATGCCCTACACTATGGAGCAAAAAGAGTCGAGACAGTCGACATCTCTGAGGAAGCCATTGAAATGGCCAAAAAGAATGTAGAACTCAATGGTTATCAAGAAAGATGTAATTTCGTATGTGACAATGCCTTTGATTTGCTGAGGAAATACGACAAAGAAAATAGAAAATTTGACACTGTAATATTAGACCCTCCTGCCTTTACAAAAAGCAAAGAAACTGTAAAAGACGCATTAAGGGGATACAAGGAAATAAATTTAAGAGCATTAAAAATTCTAAGAGAAGGAGGCTTTCTCATCACCTGTTCTTGTTCACAGCACATAAAACCTGATATGTTTTTAGATGTCATTAAAGAAGCAGCCAATGATGCTAAAAGAAATGTAAGACTTGTAGAACAACGTACTCAATCAAAAGACCATCCAATATTATTAGCCTCTGAAGAAACTCAATACTTAAAGTGCCTAATTCTACAAGTCTTATAA
- a CDS encoding tRNA 2-thiocytidine biosynthesis TtcA family protein, which yields MQKILGRIRRAVQDFNMIQEGDIIAVGVSGGKDSVTLLYGLHLLKNFYPEKFEVMGLMLTLGYDNFDPTPVENFCQEKGIPFFIKETDIKKIVFDYRKEENPCSLCANLRRGALNNFAKEKGCNKVALAHHYDDLIDTFIMNLFYNGRLHTFEPVSFLDRSKITVIRPMIYVKEKDIRSEVKKSNLPVVKNPCPVEGHTKRHYIRNLLIDLKKEIPEIDKRIFTAIKKDVFHFEG from the coding sequence ATGCAAAAAATACTTGGAAGAATAAGAAGAGCAGTTCAAGATTTTAATATGATACAAGAGGGAGATATAATAGCTGTTGGTGTTTCAGGAGGAAAAGACAGTGTAACCCTTTTGTATGGATTACATCTTCTTAAAAATTTTTATCCGGAGAAATTTGAGGTAATGGGATTGATGTTGACGTTAGGTTATGATAATTTTGACCCAACGCCTGTAGAAAATTTTTGCCAAGAAAAAGGGATACCTTTTTTTATTAAAGAAACCGATATAAAAAAGATAGTATTTGATTACAGAAAAGAAGAAAATCCATGCTCTTTGTGTGCGAATTTAAGAAGAGGAGCATTAAATAATTTTGCAAAAGAAAAAGGATGCAACAAAGTGGCTTTAGCACATCATTATGATGACTTGATAGATACTTTTATCATGAATTTGTTTTACAATGGCAGGCTTCATACCTTTGAGCCGGTTTCTTTTTTAGACAGGTCAAAAATTACTGTAATAAGACCTATGATATACGTTAAGGAAAAAGACATAAGAAGTGAGGTTAAAAAGAGTAATTTGCCTGTTGTTAAAAATCCTTGTCCTGTTGAAGGTCACACAAAAAGACATTATATAAGGAATTTGCTAATAGACTTAAAGAAAGAAATACCTGAAATAGACAAAAGGATTTTTACAGCGATAAAAAAAGACGTTTTTCACTTTGAAGGATAA
- the pyrE gene encoding orotate phosphoribosyltransferase, producing MEKEEVLEIFSKLGVINKGHFLLTSGKHSDTYLQCAKIFQYPKYSEIFSKELALKFKGHEIDVVIGPAIGGIILAYEVARQVGAKALFAEREEGVMKLRRGFEIKEGENVLVVEDVVTTGGSVKEVINLVNSLKGNVIGVGSIVDRSDGKVNFEVPFKSVVSLYVETYEKEECPLCKEGIPLVKPGSRKF from the coding sequence ATGGAAAAAGAAGAAGTCTTAGAGATTTTTAGCAAGTTAGGAGTAATTAACAAAGGACATTTTTTATTGACATCAGGAAAACACAGCGATACCTATTTGCAGTGTGCGAAAATATTTCAATATCCTAAATACAGCGAAATTTTTAGTAAAGAATTGGCATTAAAATTTAAAGGCCACGAAATAGATGTTGTAATAGGGCCTGCAATTGGAGGAATTATATTGGCCTATGAAGTTGCTCGTCAAGTTGGAGCAAAAGCTCTTTTTGCAGAAAGAGAAGAAGGGGTGATGAAGCTAAGAAGAGGGTTTGAAATCAAAGAAGGAGAAAATGTATTAGTGGTAGAAGATGTTGTTACTACAGGAGGTTCTGTAAAAGAGGTTATAAATTTAGTCAATTCTTTAAAAGGCAATGTTATAGGAGTTGGAAGTATAGTTGATAGAAGCGACGGAAAGGTAAATTTTGAAGTTCCTTTTAAGTCTGTAGTAAGTTTGTATGTTGAGACATATGAAAAAGAGGAATGTCCTCTTTGCAAAGAAGGCATTCCTCTTGTAAAGCCGGGAAGCAGGAAATTTTAA
- the pyrR gene encoding bifunctional pyr operon transcriptional regulator/uracil phosphoribosyltransferase PyrR produces MKIKAEIMDEKAIDRALIRIAHEIVERNKGIEDVVLVGIKTRGVPLAERIAKYISRIEGKKPPVGSLDITLYRDDLTTDLEQPLVKKKDIGVDVVGKIVVLVDDVIYTGRTIRAAMDAIIDLGRPKAIQLAELIDRGHRELPIKPDYVGKNVPTSKNEIVNVMLEEVDKVNRVVITEK; encoded by the coding sequence TTGAAGATAAAAGCAGAGATAATGGATGAAAAAGCTATAGACAGAGCGCTCATACGAATAGCCCATGAAATTGTGGAAAGGAATAAAGGCATTGAAGATGTGGTTTTGGTAGGTATTAAGACAAGAGGAGTGCCTTTAGCAGAAAGGATAGCGAAGTATATATCGCGAATTGAAGGGAAAAAGCCTCCAGTAGGGTCGCTGGATATCACCTTATATCGCGATGACCTCACGACAGACCTTGAACAGCCTTTAGTGAAGAAAAAAGATATAGGTGTAGATGTAGTAGGTAAAATAGTGGTATTAGTGGATGACGTGATATACACAGGAAGGACTATAAGGGCTGCTATGGATGCAATTATCGACTTAGGAAGACCTAAAGCGATACAGCTGGCAGAACTAATTGACAGAGGGCATAGGGAATTGCCTATAAAGCCAGATTATGTAGGTAAAAATGTTCCAACATCAAAAAATGAAATAGTAAATGTAATGTTGGAGGAAGTAGACAAAGTAAACAGAGTTGTAATAACTGAAAAGTAG
- a CDS encoding peptidoglycan-binding domain-containing protein yields MERQQLGSRLLYEGTVGYDVLQLQMILQSLGYDPGPIDGIFGPRTKNAVMRFQRDNGLKVDGIVGPETMRVINMLIP; encoded by the coding sequence ATGGAGAGGCAACAATTAGGCTCCAGGCTTCTATACGAGGGTACCGTCGGATACGATGTCCTTCAGCTTCAAATGATTCTTCAAAGTTTAGGTTATGACCCTGGTCCAATAGACGGCATTTTTGGGCCAAGAACCAAAAACGCCGTCATGAGATTTCAAAGAGACAATGGTCTTAAAGTGGATGGAATTGTAGGACCAGAAACAATGAGAGTTATAAATATGCTCATACCTTAA
- a CDS encoding MetQ/NlpA family ABC transporter substrate-binding protein, whose product MKKFLTTLLLLSLLTIFIAGCGTKQGPTSDKQTQNQGVSKTTIKVGATPVPHAQILNVVKPLLEKEGITLEIVEFTDYVQPNLKLAEKELDANYFQHIPYLEDFSKEHNLDLTYIAKVHIEPMGIYSQKIKNLSELKEGATIAIPNDATNGGRALLLLQSAGVIKLKPDAGIKATVNDIVENPKKIKISELEAATLPRVLSDVDAAVINTNYALEAGLIPTKDALFIESANSPYVNVLVVRKGDESRPELKKLAEALNSPEVKKFIEETYKGAVVPAF is encoded by the coding sequence GTGAAAAAGTTCTTAACTACACTTTTATTACTGAGCCTTCTAACAATTTTTATTGCGGGATGCGGAACAAAACAAGGACCCACTTCCGACAAACAAACCCAAAACCAGGGCGTATCAAAAACAACCATCAAAGTAGGAGCTACTCCAGTGCCCCACGCCCAAATTTTAAACGTCGTAAAACCCCTCCTCGAAAAAGAGGGAATTACTCTAGAGATTGTAGAGTTCACAGATTACGTGCAACCCAACCTAAAGCTAGCTGAAAAAGAATTAGATGCTAACTATTTCCAGCACATCCCTTATCTTGAAGATTTCTCAAAGGAGCATAATCTTGATTTAACATATATTGCTAAAGTTCATATCGAACCCATGGGTATATACTCCCAAAAAATCAAAAACCTCAGTGAGTTAAAAGAAGGCGCTACCATTGCCATACCCAACGACGCTACCAATGGCGGAAGAGCTTTGCTACTGCTGCAATCAGCTGGAGTAATAAAATTAAAACCAGATGCAGGTATTAAAGCAACAGTAAATGACATTGTCGAAAATCCTAAAAAAATTAAGATTTCCGAGCTGGAAGCCGCTACTCTGCCAAGGGTACTGTCAGATGTAGACGCAGCGGTAATAAACACCAACTACGCCTTGGAAGCTGGACTTATACCCACTAAGGATGCTCTCTTTATCGAATCAGCAAATTCCCCTTATGTCAATGTACTGGTGGTCCGCAAAGGCGATGAATCTAGGCCTGAACTTAAGAAGTTAGCCGAAGCCTTAAATTCTCCAGAAGTTAAAAAATTCATTGAGGAAACATATAAAGGTGCTGTCGTACCCGCCTTTTAA